A single Botrytis cinerea B05.10 chromosome 1, complete sequence DNA region contains:
- the Bcpg5 gene encoding Bcpg5 translates to MVKFSACLLLGGLSALASALPAAAPAPTAAPDLDKRATTCTFSGSGGASSASKSKTSCSTIILSALAVPSGTTLDLTGLTKGTTVIFEGITTFGYEEWSGPLVSVSGTDITVTQTTGAYLDGGGASYWDGEGSNGGKTKPKFFYAHSLISSTIENLYFYNPPVQVMSINSATDLTVSGVTINAQDGDTDSLGANTDGFDIGSSTTVTITGANVYNQDDCVAINSGTGITFSGGVCSGGHGLSVGSVGGRDDNIVETVLFENSEIKASQNGIRIKTISGDTGTVSGITYSGITLSGITDYGITVNQAYDGTSGEPTNGVAISKFILENITGTVESTATNILIECGSGSCTDWTWTDVSVTGGKTSSSCLNVPTSGGVSCSL, encoded by the exons ATGGTTAAGTTTTCTGCCTGTCTCCTCTTGGGAGGGCTTTCCGCTTTGGCTTCGGCTCTTCCCGCCGCAGCACCTGCTCCAACGGCTGCTCCAGATCTTGATAAGCGAGCAACTACCTGCACTTTCTCCGGCTCAGGAGGAGCTTCATCAGCAAGCAAGTCCAAGACTTCTTGTTCAACCATCATTCTATCTGCACTTGCAGTCCCATCTGGCACGACCTTGGATTTGACAGGTCTTACTAAAGGAACTACA GTCATCTTTGAAGGTATCACCACCTTCGGCTATGAAGAATGGTCTGGTCCTTTGGTCTCTGTTTCGGGAACAGATATCACTGTTACTCAAACCACTGGTGCTTACCTCGATGGCGGCGGAGCTTCTTACTGGGATGGAGAAGGTTCCAACGGAGGAAAGACGAAGCCCAAATTCTTTTACGCACACAGCTTAATCTCCTCAACTATTGAGAACCTTTACTTCTACAACCCACCCGTCCAAGTGATGAGTATCAACAGCGCTACCGATTTGACAGTTTCCGGAGTTACCATCAATGCACAGGATGGTGACACTGACAGTCTTGGTGCTAACACGgatggttttgatattggatCCAGCACGACCGTCACCATCACCGGTGCTAATGTATACAATCAAGATGACTGCGTGGCTATCAACTCCGGAACT GGCATTACTTTCTCAGGAGGTGTTTGTTCCGGTGGCCATGGTCTCTCAGTTGGATCTGTCGGCGGTAGAGATGATAACATTGTTGAGACTGTCTTGTTCGAAAACTCCGAGATCAAAGCATCGCAAAATG GTATCCGTATCAAGACCATCTCTGGTGATACAGGAACCGTCTCTGGCATCACTTACTCAGGCATTACCCTTTCCGGTATCACCGACTACGGTATCACAGTCAATCAAGCTTATGATGGAACGTCCGGTGAGCCAACCAATGGCGTTgccatctccaaattcatTCTCGAAAATATTACTGGAACCGTTGAATCTACCGCCACCAACATTCTTATTGAGTGTGGAAGTGGTTCTTGCACCGAT TGGACATGGACCGATGTTTCCGTGACAGGCGGCAAGACGTCATCCTCTTGTCTTAACGTCCCAACAAGCGGCGGTGTCTCTTGTTCCTTGTAG